The following are encoded together in the Streptomyces sp. NBC_01465 genome:
- a CDS encoding rhamnulokinase → MSEHLTAFAAVDLGASSGRVMVGRVGRNTLELTEAHRFPNRPVHLPEGLRWDILSLYAGVLDGLRAAGTSAGGRLASVGVDSWAVDYGLLDADGALLGNPVHYRDNRTDGAAEKVWATVPADRLYAATGIQYAPFNTLYQLTAARGTPQLAAATRLLLVPDLLSYWLTDVAGTELTNASTTQLVDPRTRDWAHSLADTLGIDLGLFGPLRRPGDPAGLLRPDVLEATGLTGPVPVTAVASHDTASAVAAVPAAHGERFAYVCTGTWSLAGLELDAPVLSEDSRAANFTNELGIDGTVRYLRNIMGLWLLQECVREWGDPDVPALLAAAAAVPGLRSVVDASDPAFLAPGGMVQRIAEACRSTGQPVPATPAETTRCILDSLALAHRSAIEDAQRLSGQTVDTVHIVGGGARNELLCQLTADACGLPVVAGPAEASALGNILVQARAQGLAGDRSEMRALLSRTQPLVRYEPEPKRASWDAAAARFAAR, encoded by the coding sequence ATGAGCGAGCACCTCACGGCCTTCGCCGCGGTCGACCTCGGCGCGTCCAGCGGACGCGTCATGGTCGGCCGCGTCGGACGGAACACCCTCGAACTCACCGAGGCCCACCGCTTCCCCAACCGCCCGGTCCACCTGCCCGAGGGCCTGCGCTGGGACATCCTCTCGCTCTACGCGGGCGTGCTCGACGGTCTGCGCGCCGCGGGCACTTCGGCCGGCGGCCGGCTGGCCTCGGTCGGCGTGGACAGCTGGGCCGTGGACTACGGACTGCTGGACGCCGACGGGGCCCTGCTCGGCAATCCCGTCCACTACCGGGACAACCGTACGGACGGCGCGGCCGAGAAGGTGTGGGCGACCGTCCCCGCCGACCGCCTGTACGCGGCCACGGGCATCCAGTACGCGCCGTTCAACACCCTCTACCAGCTCACGGCAGCCCGCGGAACACCCCAACTGGCGGCAGCGACAAGGCTGTTGCTGGTTCCGGATCTTCTCTCGTACTGGCTGACCGACGTGGCGGGCACCGAACTCACCAACGCCTCGACCACGCAGCTCGTCGACCCGCGCACGCGCGACTGGGCGCACTCCCTGGCCGACACCCTCGGCATCGACCTCGGCCTCTTCGGGCCACTGCGCCGGCCCGGCGACCCGGCGGGACTGCTGCGTCCCGACGTCCTGGAGGCCACCGGCCTCACCGGACCCGTCCCGGTCACCGCGGTCGCCTCGCACGACACGGCTTCGGCGGTGGCCGCCGTACCCGCGGCGCACGGCGAGCGGTTCGCGTACGTCTGCACGGGCACCTGGTCGCTCGCCGGGCTCGAGCTCGACGCGCCGGTGCTCAGCGAGGACAGCCGGGCCGCGAACTTCACCAACGAGCTGGGCATCGACGGCACGGTCCGCTATCTGCGCAACATCATGGGCCTGTGGCTGCTGCAGGAGTGCGTACGGGAATGGGGCGACCCCGACGTGCCCGCGCTGCTCGCCGCGGCGGCCGCGGTCCCCGGCCTCCGTTCGGTCGTGGACGCCTCGGACCCCGCCTTCCTCGCGCCCGGGGGGATGGTGCAGCGCATCGCGGAGGCGTGCCGTTCCACCGGGCAGCCCGTACCCGCGACACCCGCCGAGACCACTCGCTGCATCCTCGACTCCCTCGCACTGGCCCATCGCAGTGCGATCGAGGACGCCCAGCGGCTCTCCGGGCAGACGGTGGACACGGTGCACATCGTGGGCGGCGGCGCGCGCAACGAGCTGCTGTGCCAACTGACCGCCGACGCCTGCGGACTCCCGGTGGTGGCCGGCCCGGCGGAGGCCTCGGCGCTCGGCAACATCCTGGTGCAGGCACGCGCCCAGGGGCTGGCCGGCGACCGCTCCGAGATGCGCGCCCTGCTGTCACGGACGCAGCCGCTCGTACGGTACGAGCCGGAGCCGAAGCGGGCTTCGTGGGACGCGGCCGCCGCACGTTTCGCCGCACGCTGA
- a CDS encoding nucleoside deaminase, whose product MDFAQRTVDLARRNVEEGGRPFATVIVKDGEILAESANKVAQTNDPTAHAEILAIREACVKLGTEHLTGTTIYVLAHPCPMCLGSLYYCSPDEVVFLTTRDAYEPHYVDDRKYFELDTFYGEFAKDWTERRLPMRHDAREEAVEVYKLWQQRNGGERRVAGTPTA is encoded by the coding sequence ATGGACTTCGCACAGCGCACCGTCGACCTTGCCCGCAGGAACGTCGAGGAGGGGGGACGCCCGTTCGCGACCGTGATCGTCAAGGACGGCGAGATTCTCGCCGAGTCCGCGAACAAGGTCGCCCAGACCAATGACCCCACGGCCCACGCCGAGATCCTCGCCATCCGCGAGGCGTGCGTGAAGCTGGGCACGGAGCACCTGACCGGCACGACCATCTACGTACTGGCCCACCCGTGCCCGATGTGCCTGGGCTCTCTGTACTACTGCTCGCCCGACGAGGTCGTCTTCCTCACCACGCGCGACGCGTACGAGCCGCACTACGTCGACGACCGCAAGTACTTCGAACTCGACACCTTTTACGGCGAGTTCGCCAAGGACTGGACGGAGCGGCGCCTGCCGATGCGTCACGACGCACGCGAGGAAGCGGTCGAGGTCTACAAGCTCTGGCAGCAGCGCAACGGCGGAGAACGACGGGTGGCCGGGACGCCCACCGCCTGA
- a CDS encoding carbonic anhydrase encodes MQDLIDGVARFRRDVYPARAELFAHLAATHRPTTLFISCSDARVVPELITQSEPGELFVIRTAGNLVPAHGPGADGVAASIEYAVAVLGVTDVVVCGHSACGAMTALAERHDLSAAPAIAEWLRHADAARARTAGEDGAQNVDALVRENVRAQLANLATHPSVARALAADAVTLHGWVYDIPTGTVTSV; translated from the coding sequence ATGCAGGACCTCATCGACGGCGTCGCGCGTTTCCGGCGGGACGTCTACCCGGCCCGGGCGGAGCTCTTCGCACACCTGGCGGCGACCCATAGGCCGACGACGCTGTTCATCAGCTGCTCCGACGCCCGCGTGGTGCCGGAGCTGATCACGCAGAGCGAACCGGGTGAGCTGTTCGTCATCCGTACGGCGGGCAATCTTGTCCCCGCCCACGGTCCGGGAGCGGACGGTGTGGCCGCGAGCATCGAGTACGCGGTGGCCGTCCTCGGCGTGACCGATGTGGTCGTGTGCGGGCACTCCGCCTGCGGCGCGATGACCGCCCTCGCCGAGCGCCACGACCTGAGCGCCGCACCGGCGATCGCGGAGTGGCTGCGTCACGCGGATGCCGCCCGGGCCCGTACTGCCGGCGAGGACGGTGCGCAGAACGTGGACGCGCTCGTACGCGAGAACGTGCGCGCCCAGCTGGCGAACCTCGCCACACATCCCTCGGTGGCCCGCGCCCTGGCCGCGGACGCGGTCACCCTGCACGGCTGGGTCTACGACATCCCCACCGGCACCGTCACCTCCGTCTGA
- the cynS gene encoding cyanase, producing MTHAQFDPAARQILAAKAVEAKVRKDLTWQQIADAAGLSVAYVTAAVLGQHPLPEGSSRAVAELLGLDQDDATLLQTIPSRGSIPGGIPTDPTIYRFYEMLQVYGTTLKALVHEQFGDGIISAINFKLDVRKVADPEGGERAVITLDGKYLPTKPF from the coding sequence ATGACGCACGCCCAGTTCGACCCCGCAGCCCGTCAGATCCTGGCCGCCAAGGCCGTCGAGGCCAAGGTGCGCAAGGACCTGACCTGGCAGCAGATCGCCGATGCGGCGGGCCTCTCCGTCGCCTACGTCACCGCGGCCGTACTCGGCCAGCACCCGCTGCCCGAGGGCTCCTCCCGGGCCGTCGCCGAACTCCTGGGCCTGGACCAGGACGACGCGACGCTGCTGCAGACCATCCCCTCCCGGGGATCCATCCCCGGCGGCATCCCCACCGACCCGACGATCTACCGCTTCTACGAAATGCTCCAGGTCTACGGCACCACGCTCAAGGCCCTGGTCCACGAGCAGTTCGGCGACGGCATCATCAGCGCGATCAACTTCAAGCTGGACGTGCGGAAGGTCGCCGATCCGGAGGGTGGCGAGCGTGCTGTGATCACGCTCGACGGCAAGTACCTGCCGACCAAGCCCTTCTGA
- a CDS encoding (Fe-S)-binding protein gives MRVALFLTCVNDALYPDTGRAVVKLLDRLGVDVDFPMGQTCCGQAHYNTGYRRTAEPLATRFAEVFGAYDAIVTPSGSCGAMVRELYPRMGERARAEGRGDVLARTVAGVVPKTYELTEFLVDVLGVTDVGAYYPQTVTYHPTCHGLRSLGLGDRPLQLLRAVKGLELRELPGAEECCGFGGTFAVKNADVSAAMGADKVRNAVSTGADALCAADNSCLMHIDGTMSRLKVGMRPVHIAEILASTEEEPLV, from the coding sequence GTGCGAGTCGCACTGTTCCTCACCTGCGTCAACGACGCGCTCTACCCGGACACCGGCCGCGCAGTGGTGAAGCTGCTCGACCGGCTCGGCGTCGACGTCGACTTCCCGATGGGCCAGACGTGCTGCGGCCAGGCCCACTACAACACGGGGTATCGACGGACGGCCGAACCGCTGGCCACGCGCTTCGCCGAGGTCTTCGGTGCGTACGACGCGATCGTCACCCCCTCCGGGTCGTGCGGGGCGATGGTCCGCGAGCTCTATCCGCGCATGGGCGAGCGGGCGCGGGCGGAGGGGCGCGGCGATGTGCTGGCGCGGACGGTGGCGGGGGTGGTGCCGAAGACGTACGAGCTGACGGAGTTCCTGGTGGATGTGCTGGGGGTGACGGATGTGGGTGCGTACTACCCGCAGACCGTGACGTACCACCCGACGTGTCACGGACTGCGCAGCCTGGGGCTTGGCGATCGGCCGCTCCAACTCCTGCGAGCGGTCAAGGGGCTGGAGCTGCGGGAGCTGCCGGGGGCGGAGGAGTGCTGCGGCTTCGGAGGGACCTTCGCCGTGAAAAACGCGGACGTCTCGGCGGCGATGGGTGCCGACAAGGTCCGCAACGCCGTGTCGACCGGGGCGGATGCTCTGTGCGCGGCCGACAACTCGTGTCTGATGCACATCGACGGCACCATGAGCCGGCTGAAGGTCGGGATGCGTCCGGTGCACATCGCGGAGATTTTGGCGAGTACGGAAGAGGAGCCGCTGGTATGA
- the ligA gene encoding NAD-dependent DNA ligase LigA — MTTTPAGLADAAAYAAAVESAVQAAAAYYTSGESPLDDDAYDRMVRAIAAYETEHPEDTLAVSPTGKVAGGATVGDVPHTVPMLSLDNVFSAEGFTDWTASLERRIGRPVTAWSVEPKLDGLAIAARYRDGRLVQLITRGDGTAGEDVSHAIDTVTGLPAALKEPLTLEVRGEVLMTTDQFEAANTVRTAHGGTPFANPRNGAAGTLRAKDRPYRVETTFFCYGVLALDATGEPADSLGEWPHSRILEFAAGLGVHTAATSAVAPRTASTVEEVLARVEEVAAARAELPFGIDGIVIKADLADDQRDAGSGSRAPHWAIAYKLPAVEKVTRLLEVEWNVGRTGIIAPRAVLEPVEIDGSTVTYATLHNPADITRRDLRLGDQVMVYKAGDIIPRIEAPLVQLRAGDEQPIVFPELCPQCGSEIDTSEQRWRCVRGRNCRVVASIAYAVGRDQLDIEGLGTTRVVQLVDAGLVGDFADLFALTREQLLALDRMGETSTDNLLAAIASAKGQPLARVLAALGVRGTGRSMSRRIARHFATMDLLCAADAAAIQEVEGIGVEKAPVIVAELAELAPLIGKLAAAGVNLVEPGAVPPAPQEEGAEEEAELETAAGPLAGMTVVVTGAMTGPLEKLSRNEMNELIERAGGKSSSSVSKRTSLLVAGDGAGSKRTKAEALGTRIATPAEFAELIAGHLAEA; from the coding sequence ATGACGACAACTCCTGCTGGTCTTGCCGATGCCGCCGCCTACGCCGCCGCCGTCGAGTCCGCCGTACAGGCGGCGGCCGCGTACTACACCTCGGGCGAGAGCCCGCTCGACGACGACGCGTACGACCGCATGGTGCGCGCCATCGCCGCGTACGAGACCGAGCACCCCGAGGACACCCTGGCGGTCTCGCCGACCGGGAAGGTCGCGGGTGGCGCGACGGTCGGCGATGTGCCGCACACGGTGCCCATGCTGTCGCTGGACAACGTGTTCTCGGCGGAGGGCTTCACCGACTGGACCGCTTCGTTGGAGCGAAGAATCGGGCGCCCCGTCACGGCGTGGAGCGTCGAGCCCAAACTGGACGGCCTGGCGATCGCCGCCCGCTACCGCGACGGGCGCCTCGTTCAGCTGATCACACGCGGCGACGGCACCGCGGGCGAGGACGTCTCGCACGCGATCGACACGGTCACCGGCCTGCCCGCCGCGCTCAAGGAGCCGCTCACCCTCGAGGTGCGCGGCGAAGTCCTCATGACCACCGACCAGTTCGAGGCGGCCAACACCGTCCGGACCGCCCACGGCGGGACCCCGTTCGCCAACCCGCGCAACGGGGCGGCCGGCACGCTGCGCGCGAAGGACCGTCCCTACCGCGTGGAAACCACGTTCTTCTGCTACGGGGTTCTCGCGCTGGACGCCACCGGAGAGCCCGCCGACTCCCTCGGCGAGTGGCCGCACAGCCGGATCCTGGAGTTCGCCGCCGGGCTCGGCGTCCACACGGCAGCCACCAGCGCGGTCGCGCCGCGCACCGCGTCCACGGTGGAGGAAGTACTGGCGCGGGTGGAGGAAGTGGCCGCCGCGCGGGCCGAGTTGCCCTTCGGGATCGACGGCATCGTCATCAAGGCCGACCTCGCCGACGACCAGAGGGACGCCGGATCCGGATCGCGGGCACCGCACTGGGCGATCGCGTACAAACTGCCCGCAGTCGAAAAGGTCACCCGGCTCCTGGAGGTGGAGTGGAACGTGGGCCGCACCGGCATCATCGCGCCGCGCGCCGTCCTCGAACCGGTCGAGATCGACGGGAGCACCGTCACCTACGCGACCCTCCACAACCCAGCCGACATCACGCGCCGCGACCTGCGCCTGGGCGACCAGGTGATGGTCTACAAGGCCGGCGACATCATTCCGCGTATCGAAGCGCCGCTGGTGCAGTTGCGGGCCGGTGACGAACAGCCCATCGTCTTCCCGGAGTTGTGCCCGCAGTGCGGCTCCGAAATCGACACCAGTGAGCAGCGCTGGCGCTGTGTCCGGGGCCGCAACTGCCGGGTCGTCGCCTCCATCGCGTACGCGGTGGGACGCGATCAGCTCGACATCGAGGGCCTCGGGACCACGCGCGTCGTCCAACTGGTCGACGCCGGTCTGGTCGGCGACTTCGCGGACCTCTTCGCCCTGACCCGCGAACAGCTTCTCGCGCTGGACCGGATGGGGGAGACCAGCACGGACAATCTCCTCGCCGCCATCGCATCGGCCAAGGGGCAGCCGCTGGCCCGGGTGCTGGCCGCGCTCGGTGTGCGGGGTACGGGCCGCTCCATGTCCCGCCGTATCGCCAGGCATTTCGCGACGATGGACCTCCTGTGCGCCGCTGACGCGGCGGCGATCCAGGAGGTCGAAGGCATTGGTGTGGAGAAGGCCCCCGTGATCGTGGCGGAACTGGCCGAACTCGCCCCGCTCATCGGCAAACTCGCGGCGGCGGGCGTGAACCTCGTCGAACCCGGTGCCGTTCCGCCCGCCCCGCAGGAAGAGGGCGCCGAGGAGGAGGCGGAGCTGGAGACGGCCGCGGGTCCCTTGGCCGGGATGACGGTGGTGGTCACCGGCGCCATGACCGGACCGCTGGAGAAGCTCTCCCGCAATGAGATGAACGAGCTCATCGAGCGAGCCGGCGGCAAGTCCTCGTCCAGCGTCTCCAAGCGCACCTCGCTCCTGGTGGCGGGCGACGGTGCAGGATCCAAGCGGACCAAGGCCGAAGCGCTCGGCACTCGCATTGCCACCCCGGCGGAATTCGCGGAGCTTATCGCTGGTCACCTGGCTGAGGCGTAG
- a CDS encoding alanine--tRNA ligase-related protein has translation MNTDLVVRTFIEYFEERGHRRITGSSLLPPTGDPVLYTTSGMHPLTPYLEGRPHPLGSRLVNVQRCLRTTDLDEVGDDTHLTVFEMLGTWSLGDYEGSLSLEWGHDLLVNGFGIDPGRLHATVFGGDDQVGPDTESLRIWQERGVPVELTRDENWWSNGPTGPCGPDSEIFLWTGDTPPHSTPTQDDRWVEVWNHVMMRHRRHEDGSLHPLPRANVDTGLGLERLTTLLQGKKSVYDCDLFEPWMRLVPPLWHLDELSLRIVCDHLRSSVVVIGDGVLPSNTGRGYVLRRLVRRVLTTLWREDPSRSLQDVPLELLEHTLDHFQQVTDVRTVHEVLLDEERRFTGLLERGRRVLSKPRFTSTLTDTDYSYLHDTHGLPRDLVVLLRTDL, from the coding sequence ATGAACACCGACCTTGTCGTCCGAACCTTCATCGAGTACTTCGAGGAGCGCGGGCACCGACGCATCACGGGCTCGTCACTCCTCCCACCGACCGGCGACCCGGTTCTCTACACGACGTCCGGCATGCACCCCCTCACCCCGTACCTCGAGGGCAGACCGCACCCCCTCGGCAGCCGCCTGGTGAACGTGCAGCGCTGTCTGCGCACCACCGACCTGGACGAGGTGGGCGACGACACGCATCTCACCGTCTTCGAAATGCTCGGCACGTGGTCGCTCGGCGACTACGAGGGCTCGCTCAGCCTGGAGTGGGGCCACGACCTGCTGGTGAACGGCTTCGGGATCGACCCGGGCCGACTGCATGCCACTGTCTTCGGCGGCGACGACCAGGTGGGCCCCGACACCGAGTCCCTGCGGATCTGGCAGGAACGCGGAGTCCCCGTGGAACTCACCCGCGACGAGAACTGGTGGTCCAACGGCCCCACCGGGCCCTGCGGTCCCGACTCGGAGATCTTTCTCTGGACCGGCGACACACCACCGCACTCCACACCGACGCAGGACGACCGGTGGGTGGAGGTCTGGAACCACGTCATGATGCGCCACCGCCGCCACGAGGACGGCAGCCTGCACCCGCTCCCGCGCGCCAATGTCGACACCGGGCTGGGTCTTGAGCGCCTCACCACACTGCTGCAGGGCAAGAAGTCGGTCTACGACTGCGATCTGTTCGAACCGTGGATGCGGCTCGTGCCACCGCTGTGGCACCTGGACGAGCTGTCCCTGCGCATCGTCTGCGACCATCTGCGCTCGTCGGTCGTCGTCATCGGCGACGGCGTCCTGCCCTCCAACACCGGTCGCGGATACGTACTTCGCAGGCTCGTCCGCCGCGTACTCACCACACTGTGGCGGGAGGACCCGTCACGCTCGCTCCAGGACGTGCCTCTCGAACTGCTGGAGCACACCCTGGACCACTTCCAGCAGGTGACGGACGTACGAACGGTGCACGAGGTCCTCCTCGACGAGGAGCGCCGCTTCACCGGCCTGCTCGAACGGGGTCGACGGGTCCTGTCCAAGCCGCGCTTCACCAGCACGCTCACGGACACCGACTACAGCTATCTGCACGACACCCACGGTCTGCCGCGCGACCTCGTCGTGCTCCTCAGGACCGACCTCTAG
- a CDS encoding LutB/LldF family L-lactate oxidation iron-sulfur protein produces MSGTYLGMPSFPVAAREAVNNPTLRANLRHATHTIRAKRAVAVAELADWALLREAGKQIKDRTLRHLDTLLVELEEKVTAAGGVVHWAADAEEANRIVTELVVATGEREVVKVKSMATQEIGLNEALEAAGIAAYETDLAELIVQLGQDRPSHILVPAIHRNRGEIRDIFATTMGEWGRPAPDDLTDSPAALAEAARLHLREKFLRAKVGISGANFMVAETGTLVVLESEGNGRMCLTLPETLISVVGIEKVIPSWRDLEVFLQTLPRSSTAERMNPYTSTWTGTTDSDGPKAFHLVLLDNGRTNTLADEVGRQALRCIRCSACLNVCPVYERAGGHAYGSVYPGPIGAILSPQLRGTQSDIDASLPYASSLCGACYEVCPVAIDIPEVLVHLREQVAEKGGKGHRLEKTAMKAAGWILNHPAALGAGERLASKTRKLHPHKVPGASAWTDSRDLPALPEQPFRDWWKKNRT; encoded by the coding sequence ATGAGTGGGACGTATCTGGGGATGCCGTCGTTTCCGGTGGCGGCGCGTGAGGCGGTGAACAACCCGACGCTGCGGGCGAATCTGCGCCATGCCACGCACACGATCCGCGCGAAGCGGGCGGTGGCGGTGGCGGAGCTCGCGGACTGGGCGTTGTTGCGGGAGGCCGGGAAGCAGATCAAGGACCGCACGCTGCGGCATCTGGACACGCTGCTGGTGGAGCTGGAGGAGAAGGTCACCGCGGCGGGTGGGGTGGTGCACTGGGCGGCGGATGCGGAGGAGGCGAACCGGATCGTCACCGAGCTGGTGGTGGCGACCGGGGAGCGGGAGGTGGTGAAGGTCAAGTCGATGGCGACCCAGGAGATCGGCCTCAACGAAGCCCTGGAAGCTGCCGGGATCGCCGCCTACGAGACGGATCTGGCGGAGCTGATCGTGCAACTGGGCCAGGACCGCCCTTCGCACATCCTGGTGCCCGCGATCCACCGCAACCGGGGCGAGATCCGCGACATCTTCGCCACCACGATGGGCGAGTGGGGGCGCCCGGCCCCCGACGATCTCACCGACAGCCCCGCTGCGTTGGCGGAGGCGGCCCGGTTGCATCTGCGGGAGAAGTTCCTGCGGGCGAAGGTCGGCATCTCGGGGGCGAACTTCATGGTCGCCGAGACCGGGACGCTGGTGGTCCTGGAATCGGAGGGCAACGGACGCATGTGCCTGACCCTGCCGGAGACCCTGATCTCGGTGGTGGGGATCGAGAAGGTCATCCCCAGCTGGCGGGATCTGGAGGTGTTCCTGCAGACCCTGCCCCGCTCCTCCACAGCCGAGCGGATGAACCCCTACACCAGCACCTGGACCGGCACCACCGACTCCGACGGCCCCAAGGCCTTCCACCTGGTGCTCCTGGACAACGGGCGCACGAATACCCTGGCGGACGAGGTGGGGCGACAAGCATTGCGGTGCATCCGCTGCTCGGCGTGTCTGAATGTGTGCCCGGTCTACGAGCGGGCCGGCGGTCACGCCTACGGCTCGGTCTATCCGGGCCCGATCGGTGCGATCCTCTCCCCTCAACTGCGCGGCACCCAGAGCGACATCGATGCCTCTTTGCCGTATGCGTCGTCGTTGTGCGGGGCGTGTTACGAGGTGTGCCCGGTCGCGATCGACATTCCCGAGGTCCTGGTCCACTTGCGGGAGCAGGTCGCGGAGAAGGGCGGCAAGGGCCACCGCCTGGAGAAGACCGCAATGAAAGCAGCTGGGTGGATCCTCAACCACCCCGCCGCGTTGGGGGCAGGTGAGCGCCTGGCGTCCAAGACCCGCAAGCTGCACCCGCACAAGGTGCCGGGTGCATCGGCGTGGACGGACAGCCGTGACCTGCCCGCCCTGCCCGAGCAACCGTTCCGCGACTGGTGGAAGAAGAACCGCACATGA
- a CDS encoding LutC/YkgG family protein, translating to MNTRETILTRIRTAVAQAPEVPEPARDYLPSHTPNNPQILLDLLAENLTDYRAIVHHTHEDNLPDLLNQLLSAHGSQTVLVPPGLPEHWLQASNAQQIEDSSTHTPHDLDTVDSVVTGCALAIAETGTLVLDASPDQGRRRITLIPDHHICIVRTPDQIIASLPQAMPRLDPTRPLTWISGPSATSDIELDRVEGVHGPRTLEVILLSATPQPGDQR from the coding sequence ATGAACACTCGCGAGACCATCCTCACCCGCATCCGCACAGCCGTGGCCCAGGCACCGGAGGTGCCCGAACCGGCCCGCGACTACCTGCCCAGCCACACCCCGAACAACCCGCAGATCCTCCTGGACCTGTTGGCGGAGAACCTCACCGACTACCGGGCCATCGTCCACCACACTCACGAAGACAACCTCCCGGACCTCCTCAACCAACTCCTGTCCGCCCACGGATCGCAAACCGTCCTCGTCCCGCCCGGCCTGCCGGAGCACTGGCTGCAAGCATCCAACGCCCAACAAATCGAGGACAGTTCAACGCACACCCCCCACGACCTGGATACGGTCGACAGTGTGGTGACGGGCTGCGCGCTGGCGATCGCCGAGACCGGCACCCTCGTCCTGGACGCAAGCCCCGACCAAGGAAGACGCCGCATCACCCTCATCCCCGACCACCACATCTGCATCGTCCGCACCCCCGACCAGATCATCGCCTCCCTCCCCCAGGCCATGCCCCGCCTCGACCCCACCCGCCCCCTCACCTGGATCTCAGGACCCTCCGCCACCAGCGACATCGAACTCGACCGCGTCGAAGGCGTCCACGGCCCCCGCACCCTCGAAGTCATCCTCCTCAGCGCTACGCCTCAGCCAGGTGACCAGCGATAA
- the cynR gene encoding transcriptional regulator CynR codes for MAPELRHLRYLLAVAEHANFTRAAEDLRISQPTLSQQIKQLERTVGAQLLDRTGRTVRLTDAGEVYVHYARRALHDLAAAERAVLDVADLGRGHLRLALTPTFTAYLVGPLTAELHTRHPGISLDVKEMPQDRIEAGLLSDDIDLGIAFHGPHLPGIAATPLFTEVLGLVRGPGRSRAHGSGPLSVRDLADHQLALLSGDFATRGHIDAYFAAHQVQPHIAVEANSIQALTEIVQRTTLSTVLPDAITHDHPRLEPVPLDPPLPTRTVALLHRENAYRSAAALAFTRLTQDVVRTRGYAPA; via the coding sequence ATGGCCCCGGAACTCCGTCATCTGCGCTATCTGCTCGCAGTCGCCGAGCACGCCAATTTCACCCGTGCCGCCGAGGACCTGCGCATCTCGCAACCCACGCTCTCGCAGCAGATCAAGCAGCTGGAGCGGACCGTCGGCGCCCAGCTGCTCGACCGCACGGGGCGCACGGTGCGCCTCACCGACGCGGGTGAGGTGTACGTCCACTACGCCCGCCGCGCCCTGCACGACCTGGCAGCGGCCGAACGTGCCGTCCTGGACGTCGCAGACCTCGGCCGCGGCCATCTCCGCCTGGCCCTCACCCCCACGTTCACCGCCTACCTCGTCGGCCCGCTCACCGCCGAGCTGCACACCCGCCACCCCGGCATCAGCCTGGACGTCAAGGAGATGCCCCAGGACCGCATCGAGGCCGGCCTGCTGTCCGACGACATCGACCTCGGGATCGCCTTCCACGGCCCCCACCTGCCGGGCATCGCCGCAACCCCCTTGTTCACCGAAGTCCTCGGGCTGGTGCGCGGCCCGGGCCGGTCCCGGGCGCACGGATCAGGACCGCTCTCCGTACGCGATCTGGCCGACCACCAACTCGCCCTGCTCAGCGGGGATTTCGCCACCCGCGGCCATATCGACGCCTACTTCGCCGCCCACCAGGTGCAGCCGCACATCGCCGTGGAGGCCAACTCCATCCAGGCCCTCACCGAGATCGTCCAGCGCACCACACTCTCCACCGTCCTGCCCGACGCCATCACCCACGACCACCCCCGCCTCGAGCCCGTCCCGCTCGATCCGCCCCTGCCGACGCGCACCGTCGCCCTCCTCCACCGCGAGAACGCCTACCGGAGCGCGGCCGCCCTCGCCTTCACCCGCCTCACGCAGGACGTCGTCCGCACCCGCGGATACGCGCCCGCCTGA